A portion of the Sabethes cyaneus chromosome 3, idSabCyanKW18_F2, whole genome shotgun sequence genome contains these proteins:
- the LOC128741972 gene encoding protein arginine N-methyltransferase 9-like, which translates to MSSDEEVLVGELKVVYDFVTRAKFRKAFAALQKLLQQKTPELAEGPKSGLDDKDSLEELFLFVVSKYADQLEQEERFQQVFEIIEQGLELFPEHPELLNETGVRLQRYGRSLEASICFERVLLQDPKYLKAYQNLQNTKCELVERWHFRMLNDVIRNAAYKAAIQNQIKAGHAEVLDIGTGTGLLSLYALNCEGIRKVAACDGSEIMVQIARDVFGANGLSDRICLFQSYSQDLKIGDKFSLIVTETLDSGAFGEGILETLIHAKRNLLLPEGRIIPSQVILYVTGYKSRALTASNILINEAFSQDFNLPSNCLISKEGIKCYDAEDVSRIKANDDFEFVTNTIRAMTVDFNDLDCLERYQEGLEENLFELVCQEDGILDGFVVWFDLMLDEENSISTDPTSNTCWNQAIFKLNQRLPVSKDQSISLTISCKDGALAVSHNLNSMDNQICIDEHVLEFLNDSEYYSKLTTDIDDMDDLEKVLDLSLFPYAGLKLLKEGKTSMLFCSDRAEDLIEFVANQNDIPMSAIMLLGSLPEVFLLNDYTLDLIILQPVDVFGQINSEHFCQYQSLFPKLKPTGSIVPSLVELHGSIIHSDWIVKCCRVENPELDKFHIDRYLSTLETENHLDLGPFTYENLSEPSKLADVHFDGKIHEVKMELSLNEPVDPKHIHAILYYYQIEFVPQKEYLSTQRVQSFAKRSAFIIPKNAFQSVTNAGTAREDESNDDVPQPKSPTEISNVNINIVQNHGVIKCNLLDCP; encoded by the exons ATGAGTAGCGATGAAGAGGTTTTGGTCGGCGAACTAAAAGTGGTGTATGATTTTGTGACGCGCGCTAAATTTCGTAAAGCGTTCGCAGCTCTGCAAAAGTTGTTACAGCAGAAAACTCCGGAACTGGCCGAAGGACCCAAATCCGGACTAGACGACAAGGACTCACTGGAGGAACTATTTCTGTTTGTGGTCAGCAAGTACGCCGATCAGCTGGAGCAGGAGGAACGCTTTCAGCAGGTTTTCGAGATTATTGAGCAGGGACTGGAATTGTTCCCGGAGCATCCGGAACTATTGAACGAAACCGGCGTTCGACTTCAACG TTATGGGCGCTCACTGGAAGCGTCGATCTGCTTCGAGCGGGTCTTACTGCAGGATCCCAAGTATCTGAAGGCATATCAAAATCTGCAGAATACCAAGTGTGAGCTGGTCGAGCGATGGCACTTTCGCATGCTGAACGATGTGATCCGTAATGCTGCCTATAAGGCAGCGATTCAAAATCAGATTAAGGCTGGACACGCCGAGGTGCTCGACATCGGAACCGGAACGGGGCTGCTGTCGCTGTACGCCCTCAACTGTGAAGGAATTCGTAAGGTAGCGGCCTGCGATGGCTCCGAAATAATGGTGCAAATCGCACGGGATGTTTTCGGGGCAAATGGGTTGAGTGATCGGATTTGTCTGTTCCAAAGTTACTCGCAGGATTTGAAAATCGGTGAtaaattttcacttattgtaACTGAAACTCTAGATTCGGGTGCATTTGGAGAGGGCATTTTGGAGACGCTGATTCACGCGAAGCGAAATTTGCTGCTACCGGAAGGACGAATCATACCCAGCCAAGTTATACTCTACGTAACGGGATACAAATCCCGTGCGTTAACTGCAAGCAATATTCTCATCAACGAAGCTTTTAGTCAGGATTTCAATTTACCAAGTAATTGTTTGATTTCTAAGGAAGGTATCAAATGTTACGACGCAGAGGATGTCTCTAGAATTAAGGCGAATGATGACTTTGAATTTGTGACAAATACGATTCGTGCAATGACTGTCGATTTTAACGATTTGGATTGTTTGGAGCGCTATCAGGAGGGATTGGAAGAGAACCTGTTCGAATTGGTCTGTCAAGAGGATGGCATTTTAGATGGATTTGTTGTCTGGTTCGATCTCATGCTGGACGAAGAGAACAGCATTAGTACAGATCCTACTAGCAACACCTGCTGGAATCAAGCCATATTCAAATTGAATCAAAGGCTACCGGTGAGCAAAGATCAGAGTATTTCATTAACCATATCATGTAAAGACGGGGCACTCGCAGTATCTCATAATCTTAATTCGATGGATAATCAAATTTGCATTGATGAGCACGTGTTGGAATTTTTAAATGATTCCGAATATTATAGTAAACTAACTACAGATATTGATGATATGGACGATTTAGAAAAAGTTCTGGATTTATCACTGTTTCCTTATGCCGGACTAAAGCTTcttaaagaaggaaaaacgtcTATGTTGTTTTGCTCGGATAGAGCAGAAGATCTTATCGAATTTGTCGCTAATCAAAATGACATTCCAATGTCGGCAATTATGTTGCTAGGTTCTTTGCCGGAAGTTTTCCTTCTGAACGATTACACGCTGGATCTAATCATTTTACAACCAGTGGACGTTTTTGGCCAAATTAATAGCGAGCATTTCTGTCAGTATCAATCCCTTTTTCCAAAACTTAAACCCACCGGATCAATAGTTCCATCGCTAGTAGAACTGCATGGCAGCATAATCCACTCCGACTGGATTGTCAAATGCTGCAGAGTTGAAAACCCAGAATTGGATAAGTTCCACATCGACCGTTATCTTTCCACATTGGAGACGGAAAACCACCTGGATCTGGGTCCTTTTACGTATGAGAACCTGTCTGAACCGAGTAAGCTGGCTGACGTTCATTTCGACGGCAAAATACATGAAGTTAAGATGGAACTATCCCTCAATGAACCAGTGGATCCCAAACATATCCACGCCATATTGTATTATTATCAGATCGAATTTGTACCACAAAAGGAATATCTAAGCACACAACGCGTACAGAGCTTTGCCAAACGATCTGCCTTCATCATTCCGAAGAATGCATTCCAAAGTGTCACCAACGCAGGTACGGCGAGGGAAGACGAAAGCAACGACGATGTGCCCCAACCGAAATCTCCAACTGAGATATCCAATGTCAATATTAATATAGTGCAAAATCATGGAGTTATTAAGTGCAATCTGCTTGACTGTCCGTAG